Part of the Bacillus cabrialesii genome is shown below.
TTATCGGGGTGGCCAGCTTTGAGACCCGGGCCATGGCTGAAATGGTGAAATTTTTTCTGCTGGAGAGAACGCCGATTCAGGTGATTATTATAGCGTTTATCGGCTGCGGCATCTATTTAATCGTTGGCGGTTTAAATGATGTATCTCGTCTCTTTCCTTTTTATCTGGTCATTACGACCATTATTTTGCTGATTTTATTCGGTATCAGCTTTATGATTTTTGACCTTGATAATTTGCGCCCCGTTTTAGGTGAAGGTCTCGGACCTATCGCGAACTCGCTTACGGTTGTTTCTATCTCTTTTTTGGGTGTAGAGATTATGCTGTTTCTGCCAGAGCATATAAAGAAAAAGAAAAAAACATTCAGATACGCGTCTTTCGGGTTTCTGATTCCGATTCTTTTATACATCCTGACGTACATCATCGTGGTCGGCGCCCTGACTGCTCCTGAGGTCAAAACACTGATATGGCCGACCATTTCTCTCTTTCAGTCCTTTGAACTGAAAGGCATATTCATTGAACGGTTTGAATCCTTTTTACTGATCGTTTGGATTATCCAGTTTTTCACAACATTCGTCGTTTATGGATATTTCGCCGCCAATGGGCTGAAGAAAACGTTTGGGTTATCATCAAAGAAAAGCCTGATTCTCATTGGAGCGGCAACCTATTTTTTTTCTCTGTGGCCTGATGATTCCAATAAGGTCATGATGTACAGCGATTATCTCGGTTATATTTTCATCGGCCTGTTTCTGCTTCCCTTTATTCTCTTTTTCATTGTAGCTCTCAAAAGGAGGATTACATCAAAATGAAAGTCCGGATTTTAAGTATGTTCATATGCACCCTATTGCTGTCCGGATGCTGGGACAGCCGGAATATCGAGGAATTAAGCCTGATCATCGGCGTTGGCTTAGACAAGCCTGATGATAAAAATTTAGAACTGACACAGCAGATTCTCGTGCCGAAAAAAATCAGCTCCAAGGAAGGCTCTTCATCTGATCCGACTCAGCTTTCTATTACAAAGGGTGAGACTGTCCATCAAATGATAAGAACATCGGCATTAAAGCATAACCCTACGTTTTCTCAGCATTTGCGTGTCATTCTGCTTTCCAAGAGCGTGATCGCGGATCAGATTGGAATGGACGCGATCATTAACCAGTTTGTCAGAGACAACGGGACAAGGAGGAGTTCGTATGTCTTTGTAACCGATAGCCGGACTAAGGATATCTTTAAGATGAATGATCAAGGCGAGCCCGCATCCAATGTGATTTATGATTTGACAGAGAATAATAAGGTTACAATCAGAATGATGGAGCCTGTTACATTAGGGGAGATATCGGAGCATTTAACCTCTGATGATTCGTTCATCATCCCGCATGTCGGTGAGGAAAACGGCAAACTCGCGATAAACGGGGCTTCTATCATAAAAAATAAATTATGGCTCCGGGATTTAACGCCGGGCGATGTTCAAAATATCAATTTATTCACAGGCACAGTCGAAGGCGGTGTCGTTGATATGAGGCATAACGGCAATCCTTTTTCTTATGAAGTGTACTCCAGCAGCCGCAAGATCAAAACAGACTATAAGGACGGCAAGTTCAAATTCACCGTAACACGAAATATTGA
Proteins encoded:
- a CDS encoding spore germination protein, which codes for MSQKQTQIKLNTFQGISIIANTMLGAGLLTLPRALTSKANTPDGWITLILEGVIFIFFIYLNTLIQKKHQYPSLFEYLQEGLGKWIGSIIGLLVCCYFIGVASFETRAMAEMVKFFLLERTPIQVIIIAFIGCGIYLIVGGLNDVSRLFPFYLVITTIILLILFGISFMIFDLDNLRPVLGEGLGPIANSLTVVSISFLGVEIMLFLPEHIKKKKKTFRYASFGFLIPILLYILTYIIVVGALTAPEVKTLIWPTISLFQSFELKGIFIERFESFLLIVWIIQFFTTFVVYGYFAANGLKKTFGLSSKKSLILIGAATYFFSLWPDDSNKVMMYSDYLGYIFIGLFLLPFILFFIVALKRRITSK
- a CDS encoding Ger(x)C family spore germination protein yields the protein MKVRILSMFICTLLLSGCWDSRNIEELSLIIGVGLDKPDDKNLELTQQILVPKKISSKEGSSSDPTQLSITKGETVHQMIRTSALKHNPTFSQHLRVILLSKSVIADQIGMDAIINQFVRDNGTRRSSYVFVTDSRTKDIFKMNDQGEPASNVIYDLTENNKVTIRMMEPVTLGEISEHLTSDDSFIIPHVGEENGKLAINGASIIKNKLWLRDLTPGDVQNINLFTGTVEGGVVDMRHNGNPFSYEVYSSSRKIKTDYKDGKFKFTVTRNIEGRLSEDWDPNEDSFKDSYIKGIEKAVEKRLHETVSAFIGKLQKDIKADVTGLGNEVRIHYPQKWEKIARKWDDDYFSTSEIDYRINVVIRDFGTKGASK